Proteins from a genomic interval of Rhodococcus rhodochrous:
- the benC gene encoding benzoate 1,2-dioxygenase electron transfer component BenC, producing the protein MAYQVALSFEDGVTRFIKVNPNETVADASYKARINIPLDCRDGACGTCKAFCESGSYDGGDYIEDALTDEEAEQGYCLPCQMMPESDLVVQIASTSDVAKTAAASYTATITDLRRFSESVVGFTVEIDNRDDLVFLPGQYVNIGVPGSDDGTGKPATRSYSFSTGPNENSLAFLVKITEGGLMSEYLRDRAQVGDTLEFTGPFGSFFLRERKRPSLLLAGGTGLAPLLSILSKIEADGSDHPVHLIYGVTFDHDLVELDKLEEYTKKLPNFTFDYCVADESSSAPNKGYVTGLFEPSHLNDGDVDIYLCGPPPMVEAVRNHLSDNGINPTNFYFEKFNTSATPGGATAPVATDAEKAAAEKAAAETGRPVVLENPEPGNYEIGEEHPPVAESDEQFDARMALELGVVELTIGRLTPEQLVEFRILAEASGASVEGDHFTDAAAFTDTNAAFHEFLFRCCTNPVLLEAYNKLEVTRLMKQVLRDAQWVEEHIVDEHMKIVEAFEKGDKAAARDLIVVHSQHAKETMRRAIASGAPAGASS; encoded by the coding sequence ATGGCTTACCAGGTGGCATTGAGCTTCGAGGACGGGGTCACCCGCTTCATCAAGGTCAACCCGAACGAGACCGTCGCCGACGCCTCGTACAAGGCACGCATCAACATTCCGCTCGACTGCCGTGACGGTGCGTGCGGAACCTGCAAGGCCTTCTGCGAATCGGGCAGCTACGACGGCGGCGACTACATCGAGGACGCTCTCACCGACGAAGAGGCCGAGCAGGGTTACTGCCTGCCGTGCCAGATGATGCCGGAATCCGATTTGGTGGTGCAGATCGCGAGCACCTCCGATGTCGCGAAGACCGCGGCTGCGTCGTACACCGCGACCATCACGGATCTGCGCCGCTTCTCCGAGAGCGTCGTCGGGTTCACCGTCGAGATCGACAACCGCGACGATCTGGTGTTCCTGCCCGGGCAGTACGTCAACATCGGCGTGCCCGGCAGCGACGACGGCACCGGCAAGCCCGCGACCCGCTCGTACTCGTTCAGCACCGGTCCGAACGAGAATTCGCTCGCGTTCCTGGTGAAGATCACCGAGGGCGGTCTGATGTCCGAGTACCTGCGCGACCGCGCGCAGGTCGGCGACACCCTCGAGTTCACCGGCCCGTTCGGCAGTTTCTTCCTGCGCGAGCGCAAGCGCCCGTCGCTGCTGCTCGCCGGCGGCACCGGCCTGGCGCCGCTGCTGTCGATCCTGTCGAAGATCGAGGCCGACGGCTCCGACCATCCGGTGCACCTGATCTATGGCGTCACCTTCGATCACGACCTCGTCGAACTCGACAAGCTCGAGGAGTACACGAAGAAGCTTCCGAACTTCACGTTCGACTATTGCGTGGCCGACGAGTCGTCGTCCGCTCCCAACAAGGGATACGTGACGGGCCTGTTCGAGCCGTCGCATCTCAACGACGGCGATGTCGACATCTACCTGTGCGGTCCGCCGCCGATGGTGGAGGCAGTTCGTAACCACCTGTCGGACAACGGCATCAATCCGACGAACTTCTACTTCGAGAAGTTCAACACGTCCGCGACCCCGGGCGGGGCAACCGCCCCGGTGGCGACGGACGCGGAGAAGGCCGCTGCCGAGAAGGCTGCCGCCGAGACCGGCCGTCCGGTGGTGCTCGAGAACCCCGAGCCCGGCAACTACGAAATCGGTGAGGAGCATCCGCCCGTCGCCGAGTCCGACGAACAGTTCGATGCCCGTATGGCTCTCGAACTCGGCGTCGTCGAACTGACGATCGGCCGGCTCACCCCCGAGCAACTCGTCGAGTTCCGCATCCTGGCCGAGGCGTCCGGCGCCTCGGTGGAGGGTGATCACTTCACCGACGCCGCGGCGTTCACCGACACCAACGCGGCCTTCCACGAGTTCCTCTTCCGTTGCTGCACCAACCCGGTCCTGCTCGAGGCCTACAACAAGCTCGAGGTGACCCGGCTGATGAAGCAGGTTCTGCGCGACGCGCAGTGGGTCGAGGAGCACATCGTCGACGAGCACATGAAGATCGTCGAGGCGTTCGAGAAGGGCGACAAGGCCGCCGCGCGCGACCTGATCGTCGTCCACTCGCAGCACGCCAAGGAGACGATGCGCCGCGCCATCGCCAGCGGCGCCCCGGCAGGTGCCTCTTCATGA
- the benA gene encoding benzoate 1,2-dioxygenase large subunit encodes MTDIVEHVRTRLDGALVEDPSTGRYQIRRDVFTDEEIFELEMKHIFEGNWVYLAHESQVPNVGDYFTTYIGRQPVVISRDKEGELHCLINACSHRGAMLCRRKTDNRTTFTCPFHGWTFRNNGKLLKVKDPRDAGYPEQFNTDGSHDLRKVARFESYRGFLFGSLNPDVKSLEDHLGDTTKMIDMLVDQSPEGLEVLRGSSTYTYDGNWKLQAENGADGYHVSATHWNYAATTARRTAGESSNETKAMDAGTWGKQGGGYYSFDHGHLLLWMWWGNPEDRPLYPRKDELAKEFGEKKAEFMVGASRNLCLYPNVYIMDQFSSQIRHFRPISVDKTEVTIYCIAPKGESPESRANRIRQYEDFFNATGMATPDDLEEFRSCQKTYLATAAPWNDMSRGATHILNGPDEVAKDLGMTKVLSSGVKTEDEGLYPIQHGYWLETMREAIAAESSAADPSAL; translated from the coding sequence ATGACCGACATCGTGGAGCACGTGCGCACTCGCCTCGACGGCGCACTCGTCGAAGACCCGAGCACCGGGCGGTACCAGATCCGCCGCGACGTCTTCACCGACGAGGAGATCTTCGAACTCGAGATGAAGCACATCTTCGAGGGCAACTGGGTGTACCTCGCCCACGAGAGCCAGGTCCCGAACGTCGGTGACTACTTCACCACGTACATCGGCCGCCAGCCCGTCGTCATCAGCCGCGACAAGGAAGGCGAGCTGCACTGCCTGATCAACGCGTGCAGCCACCGCGGTGCGATGCTGTGCCGTCGCAAGACCGACAACCGCACCACCTTCACGTGCCCGTTCCACGGCTGGACGTTCCGCAACAACGGAAAGCTGCTGAAGGTCAAGGATCCCCGCGACGCCGGCTACCCCGAGCAGTTCAACACCGACGGCAGCCACGACCTGCGGAAGGTTGCTCGTTTCGAGAGCTACCGCGGTTTCCTGTTCGGCAGCCTGAATCCCGACGTCAAGTCGCTCGAGGATCACCTCGGCGACACCACGAAGATGATCGACATGCTGGTCGACCAGTCGCCCGAGGGCCTCGAGGTGCTGCGCGGTTCGTCCACCTATACCTACGACGGCAACTGGAAGCTGCAGGCGGAGAACGGCGCCGACGGCTACCACGTCTCGGCCACCCACTGGAACTACGCGGCGACCACCGCGCGTCGCACCGCCGGTGAGTCCAGCAACGAGACCAAGGCGATGGACGCCGGCACCTGGGGCAAGCAGGGCGGCGGCTACTACTCGTTCGACCACGGTCATCTGCTGCTGTGGATGTGGTGGGGCAACCCCGAGGACCGTCCGCTGTACCCGCGCAAGGACGAGCTGGCGAAGGAGTTCGGCGAGAAGAAGGCCGAGTTCATGGTCGGGGCGTCGCGCAACCTGTGCCTGTACCCGAACGTGTACATCATGGACCAGTTCTCTTCGCAGATCCGGCACTTCCGTCCGATCTCCGTGGACAAGACCGAGGTGACGATCTACTGCATCGCGCCGAAGGGTGAGAGCCCCGAGTCCCGCGCCAACCGGATCCGTCAGTACGAGGACTTCTTCAACGCGACCGGCATGGCCACCCCGGACGATCTCGAGGAGTTCCGCTCCTGCCAGAAGACCTACCTCGCGACCGCCGCACCCTGGAACGACATGAGCCGTGGCGCGACCCACATCCTCAACGGACCCGACGAGGTCGCGAAGGATCTCGGGATGACGAAGGTGCTGTCGAGCGGTGTCAAGACCGAGGACGAAGGCCTGTACCCGATCCAGCACGGCTACTGGCTCGAAACGATGCGCGAGGCCATCGCCGCCGAGAGCTCCGCCGCCGACCCGTCCGCGCTCTGA
- the benB gene encoding benzoate 1,2-dioxygenase small subunit, with protein sequence MTAVREFTQTDIEQFLYREARLLDDREFEQWLECYHPDAEYWMPAWDDAGALTENPQTEISLIYYPNRGGLEDRVFRIRTDRSSATSLPEPRTGHNITNVEILERRGTEIDLRHNWFSLYFRYNTTDTYFGTTFLTLDVSGAQPVIKKKKIVLKNDYIHHIVDVYVV encoded by the coding sequence ATGACTGCTGTACGCGAATTCACGCAGACCGACATCGAACAGTTCCTCTACCGCGAGGCCCGGTTGCTCGACGACCGCGAGTTCGAGCAGTGGCTCGAGTGCTACCACCCCGACGCCGAGTACTGGATGCCGGCCTGGGACGACGCCGGTGCTCTCACCGAGAACCCGCAGACCGAGATCTCGCTGATCTACTACCCGAACCGTGGTGGCCTCGAGGACCGGGTGTTCCGCATCCGGACCGACCGTTCGTCGGCGACCTCGTTGCCCGAACCCCGCACGGGACACAACATCACGAACGTCGAGATCCTCGAGCGTCGTGGCACCGAGATCGACCTGCGGCACAACTGGTTCTCGTTGTACTTCCGCTACAACACCACCGACACCTACTTCGGGACCACCTTCCTCACCCTCGACGTCTCGGGCGCACAGCCGGTGATCAAGAAGAAGAAGATCGTCCTGAAGAACGACTACATCCACCACATCGTCGACGTCTACGTCGTCTAG
- a CDS encoding 1,6-dihydroxycyclohexa-2,4-diene-1-carboxylate dehydrogenase, with protein sequence MTETKIFPGRFDGRCLTITGAAQGIGLTVATRIAAEGGEVVLVDRADLVHEVAEQLREAGGKAHSVTADLETFEGAEEAISHAVRTTGRIDVLINVVGGTIWAKPYEHYAPEEIEKEIRRSLFPTLWTCRAAAPHLIERRAGTIVNVSSVATRGVNRVPYSAAKGGVNAITASLALELAPYGVRVVATAPGGTVAPERRIARGPSPQSEQEKAWYQQIVDQTVDSSLLKRYGTLDEQAAAICFLASEEASYITGTVLPVAGGDLG encoded by the coding sequence ATGACCGAGACGAAGATCTTCCCGGGCCGGTTCGACGGCCGGTGCCTGACGATCACCGGCGCCGCGCAGGGCATCGGTCTCACGGTGGCGACCCGCATCGCCGCCGAGGGCGGTGAGGTCGTGCTCGTCGACCGCGCGGACCTCGTCCACGAGGTGGCCGAGCAGCTGCGCGAGGCCGGCGGCAAGGCGCATTCGGTGACGGCGGATCTCGAGACCTTCGAGGGCGCGGAGGAGGCGATCTCCCACGCCGTCCGCACCACCGGCCGCATCGATGTGCTGATCAACGTCGTCGGCGGCACGATCTGGGCCAAGCCGTACGAGCACTATGCGCCGGAGGAGATCGAGAAGGAGATCCGGCGGTCGCTGTTCCCCACCCTGTGGACGTGCCGCGCCGCCGCTCCCCATCTGATCGAGCGACGCGCCGGCACGATCGTGAACGTCTCGTCGGTCGCGACCCGCGGCGTCAACCGCGTGCCGTATTCGGCGGCGAAGGGTGGGGTCAACGCGATCACCGCGTCGTTGGCTCTCGAACTCGCCCCCTACGGGGTCCGCGTGGTGGCGACCGCACCGGGTGGCACCGTCGCTCCCGAGCGGCGGATCGCGCGCGGTCCGTCGCCGCAGTCCGAGCAGGAGAAGGCCTGGTACCAGCAGATCGTGGACCAGACCGTCGATTCCTCCCTGCTCAAGCGGTACGGCACGCTCGACGAGCAGGCCGCCGCGATCTGTTTCCTGGCCTCCGAGGAGGCCTCCTACATCACCGGCACGGTTCTCCCCGTCGCCGGAGGCGATCTGGGCTGA
- a CDS encoding 2Fe-2S iron-sulfur cluster-binding protein, whose product MPYTLTAGTGVVPCEPGRTVLEAFLRNGNWMPNSCNQGTCGTCKIKVLDGELDHRNSPEETLTADELAAGFVLACQATPRGDVVFETPATEESAGTHVLRDVVATVAEVRDIAADTRKVLLTADEPLEFSAGQYVEVTVPGTEIRRQYSLANPPSEAKQLELHIRRQPGGVASEWVFERIEVGERVAVTGPYGDFTFDPDGTGPIALLGGGTGLAPLEAIVRQALSLVPDRQILLYHGVRTCADLYDVDFLRELETRHPGFRYITCVSRESGGDHEGYVTDAFLEDVASAKEFTGYICGSEAFVEASVKAFKRRRMSPRRIRRERFTPAG is encoded by the coding sequence ATGCCGTACACACTGACCGCGGGCACCGGTGTCGTTCCCTGCGAACCCGGCCGGACGGTGCTGGAAGCGTTCCTGCGCAACGGCAACTGGATGCCCAACTCCTGCAACCAGGGCACCTGCGGCACCTGCAAGATCAAGGTCCTCGACGGCGAACTCGATCATCGGAACTCGCCGGAGGAGACGCTCACCGCCGACGAACTCGCGGCCGGATTCGTCCTCGCATGCCAGGCCACCCCTCGCGGCGACGTCGTCTTCGAGACCCCCGCAACGGAGGAATCCGCCGGCACGCATGTGCTGCGCGACGTCGTCGCCACGGTCGCCGAGGTGCGCGACATCGCTGCCGACACGCGCAAAGTGTTGCTCACCGCCGACGAACCACTCGAGTTCTCGGCCGGGCAGTACGTGGAGGTGACGGTTCCCGGAACCGAGATCCGACGGCAGTACTCGCTCGCGAATCCGCCCTCCGAGGCCAAGCAGCTCGAACTGCACATCCGCCGGCAACCCGGTGGAGTCGCGAGCGAATGGGTCTTCGAGCGCATCGAGGTGGGTGAACGCGTGGCCGTCACCGGTCCGTACGGCGACTTCACCTTCGATCCGGACGGCACCGGCCCGATCGCCCTGCTCGGCGGTGGGACGGGCCTCGCCCCTCTCGAGGCCATCGTCCGGCAGGCGCTCTCCCTCGTCCCCGACCGGCAGATCCTGCTCTACCACGGGGTCCGTACCTGCGCGGACCTGTACGACGTCGACTTCCTCCGCGAACTGGAGACCCGCCATCCCGGCTTCCGCTACATCACCTGCGTGAGCAGGGAGAGCGGCGGAGACCACGAGGGCTACGTCACCGACGCCTTCCTCGAGGACGTCGCGTCCGCGAAGGAGTTCACCGGTTACATCTGCGGATCGGAGGCGTTCGTCGAGGCATCGGTGAAGGCGTTCAAACGTCGCCGCATGTCGCCGCGGCGCATCCGGCGTGAAAGGTTCACCCCGGCCGGCTGA